Proteins encoded together in one Falco biarmicus isolate bFalBia1 chromosome 4, bFalBia1.pri, whole genome shotgun sequence window:
- the LOC130148609 gene encoding uncharacterized protein LOC130148609 isoform X3 produces MSPSGMDPAVPKATLKVLGLCAMLLVLVAAVTVAVAVMVWRSEAVGKLQGCREQAANESRELGNRVAELEQERARLQRAAAAGAQAEDALRQELTQARGDGKKLNASLASCWERAARLEANVTVLGDKVLALRRERAELARDKAALQGELHAPTAAAWGAGLRPHSPPCKEPHAIPPATCPLGTMPSRAGSGLGCGGLGCQGLGCTCDPAVPFILQRSWRRARRRCGGCGSSWRRQQSSSERCRHVGSSARPGRESLKPPCKVLVPCHRLGTPEHLPPQPSPAPPSPCPGPPSPRRPSIVPPGRDTPLTRLRSTRRRDYAAEVDVLRRRMRDRATGRRKG; encoded by the exons ATGTCCCCCTCCGGTATGGACCCCGCCGTGCCCAAAGCCACCCTGAaggtgctggggctgtgtgcgatgctgctggtgctggtggcgGCGGTGACGGTGGCGGTGGCAGTGATGGTGTGGCGTTCAGAGGCAGTGGggaagctgcagggctgccGGGAACAGGCGGCCAACGAGAGCCGGGAGCTGGGGAACCGCGTGGCCGAGCTGGAGCAGGAGCGAGCCCGGCTGcagcgggcagcggcggcgggcgcaCAGGCAGAGGATGCTCTGCGGCAGGAGCTCACCCAGGCCCGCGGTGATGGCAAGAAGCTCAATGCCAGCCTGGCATCCTGCTGGGAGCGGGCG gccaggctggaggccAATGTGACAGTGCTGGGGGACAAGGTGCTGGCCCTGCGGCGCGAGCGGGCTGAGCTGGCCCGTGACAAGGCAGCTCTGCAAGGTGAGCTCCAtgcccccacagcagcagcGTGGGGCGCAGGTCTCCGTCCCCATTCCCCCCCATGCAAGGAGCCCCATGCCATTCCCCCAGCCACGTGCCCTTTGGGGACAATGCCCAGCAGGGCAGGCTCTGGTTTGGGGTGTGGGGGTTTGGGGTGTCAGGGGTTGGGGTGTACGTGTGACCCCGCTGTCCCCTTCAtcctgcagaggagctggcGCAGGGCGAGGCGCAGGTGCGGGGGCTgcggcagcagctggaggaggcagcagagcagcagcgaGCGCTGCAGGCACGTGGGGAGCAGTGCGAGGCCCGGCAGAGAGAGCTTGAAGCCACCCTGTAAGGTCCTTGTCCCCTGCCACAGGCTGGGCACTCCAGAACATCTACCCCCccaacccagcccagcccctccatcaccctgccctggccccccctccccacggAGACCCTCCATCGTCCCCCCAGGCAGAGACACCCCCCTCACACGTCTCCGCTCTACCCGCAGACGGGACTACGCGGCTGAGGTCGACGTGCTGCGGCGGCGGATGAGGGACCGAGCAACTGGGCGCAG GAAAGGCTGa
- the LOC130148609 gene encoding uncharacterized protein LOC130148609 isoform X1 — protein MSPSGMDPAVPKATLKVLGLCAMLLVLVAAVTVAVAVMVWRSEAVGKLQGCREQAANESRELGNRVAELEQERARLQRAAAAGAQAEDALRQELTQARGDGKKLNASLASCWERAARLEANVTVLGDKVLALRRERAELARDKAALQGELHAPTAAAWGAGLRPHSPPCKEPHAIPPATCPLGTMPSRAGSGLGCGGLGCQGLGCTCDPAVPFILQRSWRRARRRCGGCGSSWRRQQSSSERCRHVGSSARPGRESLKPPCKVLVPCHRLGTPEHLPPQPSPAPPSPCPGPPSPRRPSIVPPGRDTPLTRLRSTRRRDYAAEVDVLRRRMRDRATGRRCPPSRYFLWVHS, from the exons ATGTCCCCCTCCGGTATGGACCCCGCCGTGCCCAAAGCCACCCTGAaggtgctggggctgtgtgcgatgctgctggtgctggtggcgGCGGTGACGGTGGCGGTGGCAGTGATGGTGTGGCGTTCAGAGGCAGTGGggaagctgcagggctgccGGGAACAGGCGGCCAACGAGAGCCGGGAGCTGGGGAACCGCGTGGCCGAGCTGGAGCAGGAGCGAGCCCGGCTGcagcgggcagcggcggcgggcgcaCAGGCAGAGGATGCTCTGCGGCAGGAGCTCACCCAGGCCCGCGGTGATGGCAAGAAGCTCAATGCCAGCCTGGCATCCTGCTGGGAGCGGGCG gccaggctggaggccAATGTGACAGTGCTGGGGGACAAGGTGCTGGCCCTGCGGCGCGAGCGGGCTGAGCTGGCCCGTGACAAGGCAGCTCTGCAAGGTGAGCTCCAtgcccccacagcagcagcGTGGGGCGCAGGTCTCCGTCCCCATTCCCCCCCATGCAAGGAGCCCCATGCCATTCCCCCAGCCACGTGCCCTTTGGGGACAATGCCCAGCAGGGCAGGCTCTGGTTTGGGGTGTGGGGGTTTGGGGTGTCAGGGGTTGGGGTGTACGTGTGACCCCGCTGTCCCCTTCAtcctgcagaggagctggcGCAGGGCGAGGCGCAGGTGCGGGGGCTgcggcagcagctggaggaggcagcagagcagcagcgaGCGCTGCAGGCACGTGGGGAGCAGTGCGAGGCCCGGCAGAGAGAGCTTGAAGCCACCCTGTAAGGTCCTTGTCCCCTGCCACAGGCTGGGCACTCCAGAACATCTACCCCCccaacccagcccagcccctccatcaccctgccctggccccccctccccacggAGACCCTCCATCGTCCCCCCAGGCAGAGACACCCCCCTCACACGTCTCCGCTCTACCCGCAGACGGGACTACGCGGCTGAGGTCGACGTGCTGCGGCGGCGGATGAGGGACCGAGCAACTGGGCGCAGGTGCCCCCCGTCCCGGTACTTTCTGTGGGTGCACAGCTAG
- the PLVAP gene encoding plasmalemma vesicle-associated protein isoform X2, which yields MEKSSYPMAKFGLEAKEAMPKRDCGFYVKYIFLFTSLIQFLIILGLVLFMVYGNAQAGTDTHLRLLEQQLQDRYNKIITLSGRNLNLTRTLNATLKEKQGLQVLTQKVQRDLDKCNSTQAPNSINTEIMKMIIFLQKTKLDECQMNRSRIDANCSAERVLLQHQLDQKTLAKKEVEEKCRQVDAMLTKATQEQENCQWELLTTKAIYKPTKSNLELLKRECSSLKSDMNYIFQRIKDMVSPYSCSAIHEQISRLTQRTEELFLRQQEWETNYMEKSFCDMNLVQCHTNCSKEKQELDKQLQKVEAQLKGGQEEKKKLLAEKEQLRKELEEKSRAAAQAVYFKEQLNICMGSKIDTFFDITGSRVPGSSGRLGPFTSTGSYMDALRNQRIFGNMGKINMEEIQRMAQKITEQFASALKDPS from the exons ATGGAGAAGAGCAGCTACCCCATGGCCAAGTTTGGTCTGGAGGCCAAGGAAGCAATGCCCAAGCGAGATTGCGGGTTTTATGTGAAGtacatcttcctcttcacctCTCTCATTCAGTTCCTCATCATCCTGGGGCTGGTGCTGTTCATGGTGTACGGCAACGCGCAGGCGGGCACCGACACGCACCTccggctgctggagcagcagctgcaggatcGCTACAACAAGATCATCACCCTCAGCGGGAGGAACCTGAACCTGACGCGCACCCTCAACGCCACCCTCAAGGAGAAGCAAGGGCTGCAGGTCCTCACCCAGAAGGTGCAACGGGACCTGGATAAGTGCAATAGCACCCAGGCACCCAACTCCATCAATACG GAGATTATGAAGATGATCATCTTCctccagaaaacaaagctgGATGAGTGTCAAATGAACCGTAGCCGCATCGACGCCAACTGTAGCG CCGAGAGGGTGCTGCTGCAACACCAGTTGGACCAGAAAACCCTGGCCAAGAAGGAGGTGGAGGAAAAATGCCGCCAAGTGGATGCCATGCTGACCAAAGCCACCCAGGAGCAGGAGAACTGCCAGTGGGAACTGCTGACCACCAAGGCCATCTACAAGCCCACCAAAAGCAACCTGGAGCTGCTGAAGCGGGAATGCAGTTCCTTGAAGTCTGACATGAACTACATCTTCCAGCGCATCAAGGACATGGTCAGCCCGTACAGCTGCAGCGCCATCCACGAGCAGATCAGCCGGCTGACACAGCGAACAGAGGAGCTTTTCCTCCGGCAGCAGGAATGGGAGACCAACTACATGGAGAAAAGCTTCTGTGACATGAATCTGGTCCAGTGTCACACCAACTGCTCCAAAGAGAAGCAGGAGTTGgacaagcagctgcagaaagttGAGGCACAGCTCAAGGGTGGCcaagaggagaagaagaagcTGCTGGCGGAGAAGGAGCAGCTCCgcaaggagctggaggagaaaagcagagccGCTGCGCAGGCTGTGTACTTCAAGGAGCAGCTGAATATCTGCATGGGCTCGAAG ATAGACACCTTCTTCGACATCACAGGCTCGCGGGTGCCGGGGAGCAGCGGGCGACTGGGACCCTTCACCAGCACGGGCTCCTACATGGATGCTCTGAGGAACCAGCGCATCTTTGGGAACATGG GCAAAATCAACATGGAGGAGATCCAGCGGATGGCACAGAAGATCACGGAGCAGTTCGCGTCCGCCCTGAAGGACCCCAG CTAA
- the LOC130148614 gene encoding uncharacterized protein LOC130148614: MATHASIAATVAQNHGFAAISPIALQEPWAAVEGLAVPRTPPPALQDTQPGLGGAGWGGRGVRLHQALTPSLSLFPAFWLRRGPWRPGSVCDSRDGVGPESILSYCCFLPELQITVSHPWPHQGCCRGSAGPLALALALGPWCAGGFASWMLPPAIHPRAPHSLLGSAGIPMGQLPPTVLQTHPLSHFPVSTPPIINPSYAKGSCCVEVGPWERLCLVALPIPNCCRAGVSALGPPGLGCRNGAGPPTTGSTARGAPAWVETSLQRHFNLESCLPAPSLPPPKLGGSGGHGVRSPMRGAGRRRPDACEQPACPLHRILQQ; the protein is encoded by the exons ATGGCCACACATGCCAGCATTGCTGCCACGGTGGCCCAGAACCATGGGTTTGCAGCCATCTCCCCCATCGCACTCCAG gagccctgggctgcagtggaggggctggctgtgcccaggaccccccccccagctctgcaggatacccagcctgggctggggggggctggctgggggggcCGAGGCGTGAGGCTGCACCAGGCACTGACCCCGAGCCTCTCGCTGTTTCCTGCCTTCTGGCTGCGTCGCGGTCCCTGGAGACCGGGAAGTGTCTGTGATAGCCGGGATGGTGTCGGTCCCGAATCCATTCTCAGCTactgctgtttccttcctgAGCTGCAAATAACAGTGAGTCACCCCTGGCCCCACCAGGGATGCTGCCGGGGCTCTGCTGGACCCCTGGCCCTGGCGCTGGCCCTGGGACCCTGGTGCGCTGGTGGCTTTGCCAGTTGGATGCTCCCGCCAGCAATCCACCCAAGGGCTCCTCACAGCCTCCTGGGGTCAGCAGGAATCCCGATGGGGCAACTGCCCCCCACGGTGCTGCAGACCCACCCTCTGTCCCATTTTCCAGTTAGCACCCCTCCTATAATTAATCCTTCCTATGCCAAGGGCTCATGTTGCGTTGAGGTCGGGCCATGGGAACGGCTGTGCCTTGTTGCCCTCCCCATCCCAaactgctgcagggctggggtctCTGCTCTGGGACCACCAGGTCTGGGGTGCAGGAATGGGGCTGGTCCCCCCACAACAGGCTCCACAGCCCGAGGAGCCCCGGCCTGGGTGGAGACCTCCTTGCAGAGACACTTCAACCTGGaaagctgcctgccagcaccctccctgccccctcccaagctggggggcagtggggggcaTGGGGTGCGATCCCCCAtgaggggtgcaggcaggaggaggccgGATGCCTGtgagcagcctgcctgccctctgcaCAGGATAttgcagcagtga
- the GTPBP3 gene encoding tRNA modification GTPase GTPBP3, mitochondrial, whose protein sequence is MALRRALGAAGRRWARRLCSAAGGDTIFAVSSGQGRCAVAVIRTSGPGSCGALRCLTGRREPPPPRLLALRRIRDPATAETLDRGLVVWFPGPHSFTGEDCAELHVHGGPAVVSGVLRALGRLPGLRPAEPGEFTRRAFRRGKLDLTAVEGLGDLIRAETEAQRRQALRQMEGELGRLYQRWSETLTQALAHLEAYIDFSEDDNVEEEVLSQVDATVRVLEQEIGAHLQDGRRGELLRGGVHTVIAGPPNVGKSSLLNLLCQRPAAIVSPVAGTTRDVVEVALNVGGYPLVLSDTAGLRDATDPVEQEGVSRARDRLQQADLVLAVLDATAVPTEPAALGAALGSLLPPTSTPCILVLNKADLLRGGQGALHDACTRGDTLPPTILFSCKTGEGLDHLLELLARQLAQLCGDPLAGSPSLTQSRHSLHLGDCVAALVRYGRERQWDLGLAAEQLRLARRHLGRITGHVGAEDVLDIIFRDFCVGK, encoded by the exons ATGGCGTTGCGCAGGGCGCTGGGCGCCGCGGGGCGCAG GTGGGCGCGGCGCCTCTGCTCCGCGGCGGGGGGGGACACCATCTTCGCCGTGTCGTCGGGGCAGGGCCGGTGCGCGGTGGCCGTGATCCGCACCAGCGGCCCGGGCAGCTGCGGGGCCCTGCGCTGCCTCACCGGGCGGCGGGAgccacccccgccccgcctgcTGGCCCTGCGCCGCATCCGCGACCCCGCCACCGCCGAGACCCTTGACCGCGGCCTCGTCGTCTGGTTCCCAG GTCCCCACAGCTTCACCGGGGAGGACTGTGCCGAGCTGCACGTGCACGGGGGGCCGGCGGTGGTGAGCGGGGTGCTGCGGGCACTGG ggcgcTTGCCTGGGCTGCGTCCCGCCGAGCCAGGGGAGTTCACGCGCCGAGCCTTCCGCCGTGGGAAGCTGGACCTGACGGCGGTCGAGGGGCTGGGGGACCTGATCCGGGCGGAGACAGAGGCGCAGCGGCGGCAGGCACTGCGGCAGATGGAGGGTGAGCTGGGCCGGCTCTACCAGCGCTGGAGCGAGACCCTCACCCAG GCTCTCGCCCACCTTGAAGCCTACATTGACTTCAGCGAGGATGACAATGTGGAGGAAGAGGTCTTGTCCCAAG TGGATGCCACCGTGcgggtgctggagcaggagatCGGTGCCCACCTGCAGGACGGGCGGCGTGGGGAACTGCTCCGCGGGGGGGTCCACACTGTCATTGCCGGCCCCCCCAACGTGGGCAAGAGCAGCCTGCTCAACCTGCTGT GCCAGCGTCCAGCAGCCATCGTGTCGCCGGTGGCAGGGACGACGCGGGACGTGGTGGAGGTGGCCCTGAACGTTGGTGGTTACCCACTGGTGCTGAGCGACACGGCCGGGCTCCGTGATGCTACCGACCCTGTCGAGCAGGAAGGGGTCAGCCGTGCACGGGACCG gctgcagcaagcAGACCTGGTGCTGGCCGTGCTGGATGCCACGGCGGTGCCCACCGAGCCGGCCGCCttgggggctgccctggggtccctgctgccccccacctcCACTCCCTGCATCCTGGTGCTCAACAAGGCTGACCTGCTACGGGGGGGCCAGGGGGCCCTGCATGACGCCTGTACCCGGGGGGACACCTTGCCCCCCACCATCCTCTTCTCCTGCAAGACGGGCGAGGGGCTCGATCacctcctggagctgctggcacggcagctggcacagct GTGCGGGGACCCCCTGGCAGGCTCGCCCAGCCTGACGCAGAGCCGGCACAGCCTCCACCTGGGTGACTGCGTGGCAGCACTGGTGCGGTATGGCCGGGAGCGCCAGTGGGACCTGGGGCTGGCGGCCGAGCAGCTGCGGTTGGCACGGCGGCATCTGGGTCGCATCACCGGCCACGTGGGTGCCGAGGACGTCCTCGACATCATCTTCAGGGACTTTTGTGTTGGCAAGTga
- the LOC130148609 gene encoding coiled-coil domain-containing protein 194-like isoform X4, translating into MSPSGMDPAVPKATLKVLGLCAMLLVLVAAVTVAVAVMVWRSEAVGKLQGCREQAANESRELGNRVAELEQERARLQRAAAAGAQAEDALRQELTQARGDGKKLNASLASCWERAARLEANVTVLGDKVLALRRERAELARDKAALQEELAQGEAQVRGLRQQLEEAAEQQRALQARGEQCEARQRELEATLRDYAAEVDVLRRRMRDRATGRRCPPSRYFLWVHS; encoded by the exons ATGTCCCCCTCCGGTATGGACCCCGCCGTGCCCAAAGCCACCCTGAaggtgctggggctgtgtgcgatgctgctggtgctggtggcgGCGGTGACGGTGGCGGTGGCAGTGATGGTGTGGCGTTCAGAGGCAGTGGggaagctgcagggctgccGGGAACAGGCGGCCAACGAGAGCCGGGAGCTGGGGAACCGCGTGGCCGAGCTGGAGCAGGAGCGAGCCCGGCTGcagcgggcagcggcggcgggcgcaCAGGCAGAGGATGCTCTGCGGCAGGAGCTCACCCAGGCCCGCGGTGATGGCAAGAAGCTCAATGCCAGCCTGGCATCCTGCTGGGAGCGGGCG gccaggctggaggccAATGTGACAGTGCTGGGGGACAAGGTGCTGGCCCTGCGGCGCGAGCGGGCTGAGCTGGCCCGTGACAAGGCAGCTCTGCAAG aggagctggcGCAGGGCGAGGCGCAGGTGCGGGGGCTgcggcagcagctggaggaggcagcagagcagcagcgaGCGCTGCAGGCACGTGGGGAGCAGTGCGAGGCCCGGCAGAGAGAGCTTGAAGCCACCCT ACGGGACTACGCGGCTGAGGTCGACGTGCTGCGGCGGCGGATGAGGGACCGAGCAACTGGGCGCAGGTGCCCCCCGTCCCGGTACTTTCTGTGGGTGCACAGCTAG
- the LOC130148609 gene encoding coiled-coil domain-containing protein 194-like isoform X6, with protein sequence MSPSGMDPAVPKATLKVLGLCAMLLVLVAAVTVAVAVMVWRSEAVGKLQGCREQAANESRELGNRVAELEQERARLQRAAAAGAQAEDALRQELTQARGDGKKLNASLASCWERAARLEANVTVLGDKVLALRRERAELARDKAALQEELAQGEAQVRGLRQQLEEAAEQQRALQARGEQCEARQRELEATLRDYAAEVDVLRRRMRDRATGRRKG encoded by the exons ATGTCCCCCTCCGGTATGGACCCCGCCGTGCCCAAAGCCACCCTGAaggtgctggggctgtgtgcgatgctgctggtgctggtggcgGCGGTGACGGTGGCGGTGGCAGTGATGGTGTGGCGTTCAGAGGCAGTGGggaagctgcagggctgccGGGAACAGGCGGCCAACGAGAGCCGGGAGCTGGGGAACCGCGTGGCCGAGCTGGAGCAGGAGCGAGCCCGGCTGcagcgggcagcggcggcgggcgcaCAGGCAGAGGATGCTCTGCGGCAGGAGCTCACCCAGGCCCGCGGTGATGGCAAGAAGCTCAATGCCAGCCTGGCATCCTGCTGGGAGCGGGCG gccaggctggaggccAATGTGACAGTGCTGGGGGACAAGGTGCTGGCCCTGCGGCGCGAGCGGGCTGAGCTGGCCCGTGACAAGGCAGCTCTGCAAG aggagctggcGCAGGGCGAGGCGCAGGTGCGGGGGCTgcggcagcagctggaggaggcagcagagcagcagcgaGCGCTGCAGGCACGTGGGGAGCAGTGCGAGGCCCGGCAGAGAGAGCTTGAAGCCACCCT ACGGGACTACGCGGCTGAGGTCGACGTGCTGCGGCGGCGGATGAGGGACCGAGCAACTGGGCGCAG GAAAGGCTGa
- the LOC130148609 gene encoding coiled-coil domain-containing protein 194-like isoform X5 — protein MSPSGMDPAVPKATLKVLGLCAMLLVLVAAVTVAVAVMVWRSEAVGKLQGCREQAANESRELGNRVAELEQERARLQRAAAAGAQAEDALRQELTQARGDGKKLNASLASCWERAARLEANVTVLGDKVLALRRERAELARDKAALQEELAQGEAQVRGLRQQLEEAAEQQRALQARGEQCEARQRELEATLRDYAAEVDVLRRRMRDRATGRRCPPSRKG, from the exons ATGTCCCCCTCCGGTATGGACCCCGCCGTGCCCAAAGCCACCCTGAaggtgctggggctgtgtgcgatgctgctggtgctggtggcgGCGGTGACGGTGGCGGTGGCAGTGATGGTGTGGCGTTCAGAGGCAGTGGggaagctgcagggctgccGGGAACAGGCGGCCAACGAGAGCCGGGAGCTGGGGAACCGCGTGGCCGAGCTGGAGCAGGAGCGAGCCCGGCTGcagcgggcagcggcggcgggcgcaCAGGCAGAGGATGCTCTGCGGCAGGAGCTCACCCAGGCCCGCGGTGATGGCAAGAAGCTCAATGCCAGCCTGGCATCCTGCTGGGAGCGGGCG gccaggctggaggccAATGTGACAGTGCTGGGGGACAAGGTGCTGGCCCTGCGGCGCGAGCGGGCTGAGCTGGCCCGTGACAAGGCAGCTCTGCAAG aggagctggcGCAGGGCGAGGCGCAGGTGCGGGGGCTgcggcagcagctggaggaggcagcagagcagcagcgaGCGCTGCAGGCACGTGGGGAGCAGTGCGAGGCCCGGCAGAGAGAGCTTGAAGCCACCCT ACGGGACTACGCGGCTGAGGTCGACGTGCTGCGGCGGCGGATGAGGGACCGAGCAACTGGGCGCAGGTGCCCCCCGTCCCG GAAAGGCTGa
- the LOC130148609 gene encoding uncharacterized protein LOC130148609 isoform X2 — MSPSGMDPAVPKATLKVLGLCAMLLVLVAAVTVAVAVMVWRSEAVGKLQGCREQAANESRELGNRVAELEQERARLQRAAAAGAQAEDALRQELTQARGDGKKLNASLASCWERAARLEANVTVLGDKVLALRRERAELARDKAALQGELHAPTAAAWGAGLRPHSPPCKEPHAIPPATCPLGTMPSRAGSGLGCGGLGCQGLGCTCDPAVPFILQRSWRRARRRCGGCGSSWRRQQSSSERCRHVGSSARPGRESLKPPCKVLVPCHRLGTPEHLPPQPSPAPPSPCPGPPSPRRPSIVPPGRDTPLTRLRSTRRRDYAAEVDVLRRRMRDRATGRRCPPSRKG, encoded by the exons ATGTCCCCCTCCGGTATGGACCCCGCCGTGCCCAAAGCCACCCTGAaggtgctggggctgtgtgcgatgctgctggtgctggtggcgGCGGTGACGGTGGCGGTGGCAGTGATGGTGTGGCGTTCAGAGGCAGTGGggaagctgcagggctgccGGGAACAGGCGGCCAACGAGAGCCGGGAGCTGGGGAACCGCGTGGCCGAGCTGGAGCAGGAGCGAGCCCGGCTGcagcgggcagcggcggcgggcgcaCAGGCAGAGGATGCTCTGCGGCAGGAGCTCACCCAGGCCCGCGGTGATGGCAAGAAGCTCAATGCCAGCCTGGCATCCTGCTGGGAGCGGGCG gccaggctggaggccAATGTGACAGTGCTGGGGGACAAGGTGCTGGCCCTGCGGCGCGAGCGGGCTGAGCTGGCCCGTGACAAGGCAGCTCTGCAAGGTGAGCTCCAtgcccccacagcagcagcGTGGGGCGCAGGTCTCCGTCCCCATTCCCCCCCATGCAAGGAGCCCCATGCCATTCCCCCAGCCACGTGCCCTTTGGGGACAATGCCCAGCAGGGCAGGCTCTGGTTTGGGGTGTGGGGGTTTGGGGTGTCAGGGGTTGGGGTGTACGTGTGACCCCGCTGTCCCCTTCAtcctgcagaggagctggcGCAGGGCGAGGCGCAGGTGCGGGGGCTgcggcagcagctggaggaggcagcagagcagcagcgaGCGCTGCAGGCACGTGGGGAGCAGTGCGAGGCCCGGCAGAGAGAGCTTGAAGCCACCCTGTAAGGTCCTTGTCCCCTGCCACAGGCTGGGCACTCCAGAACATCTACCCCCccaacccagcccagcccctccatcaccctgccctggccccccctccccacggAGACCCTCCATCGTCCCCCCAGGCAGAGACACCCCCCTCACACGTCTCCGCTCTACCCGCAGACGGGACTACGCGGCTGAGGTCGACGTGCTGCGGCGGCGGATGAGGGACCGAGCAACTGGGCGCAGGTGCCCCCCGTCCCG GAAAGGCTGa
- the PLVAP gene encoding plasmalemma vesicle-associated protein isoform X1 — MEKSSYPMAKFGLEAKEAMPKRDCGFYVKYIFLFTSLIQFLIILGLVLFMVYGNAQAGTDTHLRLLEQQLQDRYNKIITLSGRNLNLTRTLNATLKEKQGLQVLTQKVQRDLDKCNSTQAPNSINTEIMKMIIFLQKTKLDECQMNRSRIDANCSAERVLLQHQLDQKTLAKKEVEEKCRQVDAMLTKATQEQENCQWELLTTKAIYKPTKSNLELLKRECSSLKSDMNYIFQRIKDMVSPYSCSAIHEQISRLTQRTEELFLRQQEWETNYMEKSFCDMNLVQCHTNCSKEKQELDKQLQKVEAQLKGGQEEKKKLLAEKEQLRKELEEKSRAAAQAVYFKEQLNICMGSKIDTFFDITGSRVPGSSGRLGPFTSTGSYMDALRNQRIFGNMGKINMEEIQRMAQKITEQFASALKDPSS, encoded by the exons ATGGAGAAGAGCAGCTACCCCATGGCCAAGTTTGGTCTGGAGGCCAAGGAAGCAATGCCCAAGCGAGATTGCGGGTTTTATGTGAAGtacatcttcctcttcacctCTCTCATTCAGTTCCTCATCATCCTGGGGCTGGTGCTGTTCATGGTGTACGGCAACGCGCAGGCGGGCACCGACACGCACCTccggctgctggagcagcagctgcaggatcGCTACAACAAGATCATCACCCTCAGCGGGAGGAACCTGAACCTGACGCGCACCCTCAACGCCACCCTCAAGGAGAAGCAAGGGCTGCAGGTCCTCACCCAGAAGGTGCAACGGGACCTGGATAAGTGCAATAGCACCCAGGCACCCAACTCCATCAATACG GAGATTATGAAGATGATCATCTTCctccagaaaacaaagctgGATGAGTGTCAAATGAACCGTAGCCGCATCGACGCCAACTGTAGCG CCGAGAGGGTGCTGCTGCAACACCAGTTGGACCAGAAAACCCTGGCCAAGAAGGAGGTGGAGGAAAAATGCCGCCAAGTGGATGCCATGCTGACCAAAGCCACCCAGGAGCAGGAGAACTGCCAGTGGGAACTGCTGACCACCAAGGCCATCTACAAGCCCACCAAAAGCAACCTGGAGCTGCTGAAGCGGGAATGCAGTTCCTTGAAGTCTGACATGAACTACATCTTCCAGCGCATCAAGGACATGGTCAGCCCGTACAGCTGCAGCGCCATCCACGAGCAGATCAGCCGGCTGACACAGCGAACAGAGGAGCTTTTCCTCCGGCAGCAGGAATGGGAGACCAACTACATGGAGAAAAGCTTCTGTGACATGAATCTGGTCCAGTGTCACACCAACTGCTCCAAAGAGAAGCAGGAGTTGgacaagcagctgcagaaagttGAGGCACAGCTCAAGGGTGGCcaagaggagaagaagaagcTGCTGGCGGAGAAGGAGCAGCTCCgcaaggagctggaggagaaaagcagagccGCTGCGCAGGCTGTGTACTTCAAGGAGCAGCTGAATATCTGCATGGGCTCGAAG ATAGACACCTTCTTCGACATCACAGGCTCGCGGGTGCCGGGGAGCAGCGGGCGACTGGGACCCTTCACCAGCACGGGCTCCTACATGGATGCTCTGAGGAACCAGCGCATCTTTGGGAACATGG GCAAAATCAACATGGAGGAGATCCAGCGGATGGCACAGAAGATCACGGAGCAGTTCGCGTCCGCCCTGAAGGACCCCAG TAGCTAA